A window of the Streptomyces griseochromogenes genome harbors these coding sequences:
- a CDS encoding NADPH-dependent F420 reductase, producing MTTIAVLGNGRVGGNLATALTRAGHEVTVADRTPGAAADAARTAQIVINATPGDGSLERLAALRDELRDKVLVDVSNATVDGPDGMPADLIYPGSSLAEQLQEALPETRVVKTLNTMLFPVMTAPTMLTQTPTAFLSGEDPQAKQTVRELLTDLGWHKDWITDLGGIQTARATEAAILFVPHVIRSTGFTPFAISIAR from the coding sequence ATGACCACGATCGCAGTTCTCGGAAACGGCCGCGTCGGCGGCAACCTGGCCACAGCCCTCACCCGGGCCGGGCATGAGGTGACCGTCGCGGACCGTACGCCGGGCGCCGCCGCCGACGCCGCCCGCACAGCCCAGATCGTCATCAACGCCACCCCGGGCGACGGCTCCCTGGAACGGCTCGCCGCCCTGCGCGACGAGCTGCGGGACAAGGTCCTCGTCGACGTCTCCAACGCCACCGTCGACGGACCGGACGGAATGCCCGCCGACCTGATCTACCCCGGCTCAAGCCTCGCCGAACAGCTCCAGGAAGCACTTCCCGAAACCCGCGTCGTCAAGACACTCAACACCATGCTCTTCCCGGTGATGACCGCGCCGACCATGCTCACCCAGACACCGACCGCGTTCCTCTCCGGCGAGGACCCGCAGGCCAAGCAGACCGTCCGCGAACTGCTCACCGACCTCGGCTGGCACAAGGACTGGATCACCGACCTCGGCGGGATCCAGACCGCCCGCGCCACGGAGGCCGCGATCCTCTTCGTCCCGCACGTCATCCGGTCCACCGGATTCACACCCTTCGCGATCTCAATCGCCCGCTGA
- a CDS encoding 3'(2'),5'-bisphosphate nucleotidase CysQ: MSETLQTTDVAASDADLLAQTAIAVREAGSALRQRFGEVVRYQTREELMRALAANDDTALDILRPRLTSLRPDAAWVEDELDGGALPPGEWWVVDPAEGNVNHLHALPEWAVTATLVRDNQPALTVVHMPLTGETYTALTGAGAQLDGRPLHVSPAADLGLSIVATSQARPDEDAKVVRRVGSSITAMLFDALVVRTSVPATLHLVNVAAGRIDAFWQFAGARADLLPGALLVTEAGGRISDAEGRPWTPQSESFLATAPGIHAEAVSTLSR; the protein is encoded by the coding sequence ATGTCCGAAACGCTTCAGACCACTGACGTCGCCGCCTCCGACGCCGACCTGCTCGCCCAGACCGCGATCGCCGTGCGTGAGGCGGGTTCGGCGCTGCGCCAGCGCTTCGGCGAGGTGGTCCGCTACCAGACCCGCGAAGAGCTGATGCGTGCGCTCGCCGCCAACGACGACACGGCTCTCGACATCCTGCGCCCCCGCCTCACGAGCCTGCGCCCGGACGCCGCCTGGGTGGAGGACGAGCTGGACGGCGGGGCGCTGCCGCCCGGCGAATGGTGGGTCGTGGATCCGGCCGAAGGCAACGTCAACCACCTGCACGCCCTGCCCGAGTGGGCGGTGACCGCCACCCTCGTGCGCGACAACCAGCCCGCGCTCACCGTGGTCCACATGCCGTTGACCGGCGAGACCTACACCGCGCTCACCGGCGCGGGCGCCCAGCTCGACGGCCGGCCGCTGCACGTCTCCCCCGCTGCGGACCTCGGCCTGAGCATCGTGGCCACCAGTCAGGCCCGGCCGGACGAGGACGCGAAGGTCGTGCGGCGCGTCGGTTCCTCGATCACCGCGATGCTCTTCGACGCGCTCGTCGTCCGTACTTCCGTGCCCGCGACCCTGCACCTGGTGAACGTGGCCGCCGGCCGGATCGACGCCTTCTGGCAGTTCGCCGGCGCCCGCGCGGACCTGCTTCCCGGGGCGCTGCTCGTCACCGAGGCCGGCGGACGGATCTCCGACGCCGAGGGCCGCCCCTGGACCCCCCAGAGCGAGAGCTTCCTGGCTACCGCGCCCGGTATCCACGCCGAGGCCGTATCCACGCTCTCGCGCTGA
- a CDS encoding acyl-ACP thioesterase domain-containing protein, with product MIDEQSNAALLAEDDFPDHRQVVQRFGDLAPDGTTSTVALSRLFEHPRVGLRFSRFERLTADGGFKPYQILFVGQHVERQAAFGKVGATVRIGTGIRAIGRSSYTYGQGMFIDGHLVATAEATIVLADKSGPITLPDELRADLEELQLPQTSAAIASKPDPRRRERQYYPAAATVHSRVGDVDLNRHVNYIAQLGWYDEAIASYAHRLLGDDAARKLPRYLPWRYRVTYLGEVLHPRSYDIGIAVSGHDEHTVHYELGLFDGGQCLGTADAAAPRGKLSATALAWSRQWTGS from the coding sequence GTGATCGACGAACAGTCCAACGCCGCGCTACTGGCCGAGGACGACTTCCCTGACCACCGGCAGGTGGTGCAACGGTTCGGCGACCTCGCACCGGACGGCACGACAAGCACGGTGGCATTGTCGCGTCTGTTCGAGCATCCCCGGGTTGGCCTGCGCTTCTCGCGCTTCGAAAGGCTCACGGCTGACGGCGGGTTCAAGCCGTACCAGATCCTGTTTGTCGGCCAGCATGTTGAACGGCAGGCGGCGTTCGGCAAGGTCGGCGCAACCGTCCGGATCGGCACCGGTATCCGCGCGATCGGACGGTCCTCGTACACCTACGGTCAAGGCATGTTCATCGACGGGCACCTCGTCGCCACGGCTGAGGCCACCATCGTCCTCGCCGACAAGTCCGGGCCGATCACCTTGCCGGACGAACTGCGCGCCGACCTTGAGGAGCTGCAACTGCCTCAAACCAGTGCAGCAATCGCGTCGAAACCCGACCCGCGTCGCCGCGAGCGGCAGTACTACCCGGCCGCTGCCACCGTCCACAGCCGCGTCGGGGACGTCGACCTCAACCGGCACGTCAACTACATCGCCCAACTGGGCTGGTACGACGAGGCGATCGCGTCCTATGCACACCGTCTGCTGGGAGACGACGCTGCCAGGAAGCTCCCCCGATACCTCCCTTGGCGCTACCGCGTGACCTACCTCGGCGAAGTCCTTCACCCTCGCTCCTACGACATCGGGATCGCCGTCAGCGGACACGACGAGCACACCGTGCACTACGAACTGGGACTGTTCGACGGCGGACAGTGCCTGGGGACCGCGGACGCCGCCGCACCACGCGGCAAGCTTTCCGCCACCGCACTCGCCTGGTCCCGCCAATGGACAGGCTCGTGA
- a CDS encoding FAD-dependent oxidoreductase: MTTPVTIVGAGLGGLTLARVLHLHGIPATIYEAEISADARTQGGQLDIHEYNGQLALEAAGLTDEFRAIIHEGGEALRVLDQHGAVLLDQPDDGTGGRPEVLRGDLRRILINSLPDEMIQWGHKVTSVRPLGGGRHELTFADGPTVTTGLLVGADGAWSRIRPLLSDAKPEYVGTSFIETYLYDADQRHPAAAKAAGDGSLFAVTAGKGILGHREAGAVLHTYVALNKPQDWIAAIVASPETAAAQVAAEFTGWAPELTALITDGETALAPRPISALPIGHRWDRVPGVTLLGDAAHLMSPFAGEGANLAMFDGAELGKAIAAHPDDVEAALAEYEQALFPRSAQFAAESDKNHQLIFGDNAPASLLDLLIGLESTE; encoded by the coding sequence ATGACCACTCCCGTCACGATCGTCGGCGCCGGGCTCGGCGGCCTGACCCTCGCACGGGTCCTGCACCTGCACGGCATCCCCGCGACCATCTACGAAGCCGAGATATCGGCGGACGCCCGCACGCAGGGCGGTCAGCTCGACATCCACGAGTACAACGGGCAGCTCGCCCTCGAAGCGGCCGGCCTCACCGACGAGTTCCGCGCGATCATCCACGAAGGCGGCGAGGCCCTGCGCGTGCTCGACCAGCACGGCGCGGTACTGCTCGACCAGCCCGACGACGGCACAGGCGGTCGCCCTGAGGTGCTCCGCGGAGACCTGCGTCGGATTCTGATCAACTCGCTGCCCGACGAGATGATCCAGTGGGGACACAAGGTCACCAGTGTCCGCCCCCTCGGAGGCGGTAGGCACGAGCTGACCTTCGCCGACGGGCCAACCGTGACGACCGGCCTCCTCGTCGGCGCGGACGGCGCCTGGTCGAGGATCCGGCCGCTGCTCTCCGACGCGAAGCCCGAGTACGTCGGCACGTCGTTCATCGAGACCTACCTGTACGACGCCGACCAGCGGCACCCCGCAGCGGCCAAGGCCGCCGGCGACGGTTCCCTGTTCGCCGTCACAGCCGGCAAGGGGATCCTTGGCCATCGAGAGGCCGGCGCCGTTCTTCACACCTACGTCGCGCTCAACAAACCTCAGGACTGGATCGCCGCCATTGTCGCCAGTCCCGAAACGGCGGCGGCCCAGGTCGCGGCAGAATTCACCGGATGGGCGCCTGAACTCACCGCACTCATCACTGACGGGGAAACCGCCCTCGCCCCGCGCCCGATCAGCGCCCTGCCGATCGGCCACCGCTGGGACCGCGTTCCCGGAGTGACGCTGCTGGGCGACGCCGCCCACCTCATGTCACCGTTCGCCGGGGAGGGCGCCAACCTCGCCATGTTCGACGGCGCCGAACTCGGCAAAGCCATCGCCGCACATCCCGACGACGTCGAAGCCGCCCTTGCGGAGTACGAGCAGGCCCTTTTTCCCCGTAGTGCCCAGTTCGCCGCCGAATCCGACAAGAATCACCAGCTGATCTTCGGCGACAACGCCCCCGCCAGCCTGCTCGACCTGCTCATCGGCCTGGAGTCGACCGAGTGA
- a CDS encoding TetR/AcrR family transcriptional regulator, with protein MDDAHTVIWNRPERAAKGPAPSRTRAEITSAAIAIADAEGIEALSMRRVAKELGTGTASLYRYLASKDDLLDLMLDAVAAEDGGQPAPTGDWRSDLRGLAHRSRAAFHRHPWMTSLAAGRPSLGPNSLDAIEHALAALDPLGFDIDVMITVVDTLQAFVRGYATGELAQQEAVRRSGVGIQEWMDAHAPYLDKVVKSGRHPLLARVIRDAELPHAADRAERGFELGLERLLDGWEANLPNFPGSSVNR; from the coding sequence ATGGACGACGCTCACACGGTGATCTGGAACCGGCCGGAGCGGGCCGCGAAAGGCCCCGCGCCGTCACGCACGCGGGCGGAGATCACCAGCGCTGCTATCGCGATCGCCGACGCCGAGGGCATCGAGGCACTGTCCATGCGGCGCGTCGCCAAGGAACTGGGAACGGGCACAGCCTCGCTCTACCGCTACCTGGCGTCCAAAGACGACCTGCTCGACCTCATGCTCGACGCCGTAGCGGCCGAAGACGGCGGCCAACCTGCCCCCACCGGCGACTGGCGCAGCGACCTGCGAGGCCTGGCCCATCGTTCCCGGGCCGCCTTCCACCGGCATCCCTGGATGACCTCCCTTGCGGCAGGGCGCCCATCACTTGGACCGAACTCCCTCGACGCCATCGAACACGCACTCGCCGCCCTCGATCCCCTCGGCTTCGATATCGACGTCATGATCACCGTCGTCGACACGCTGCAGGCCTTCGTCCGCGGCTACGCCACCGGCGAGCTCGCCCAACAGGAAGCCGTCCGACGCTCCGGAGTGGGCATCCAGGAATGGATGGACGCCCATGCGCCCTACCTCGACAAAGTCGTCAAGAGCGGGCGCCACCCACTCCTCGCCCGGGTCATTCGTGATGCCGAGCTTCCCCACGCGGCCGACAGGGCCGAGCGCGGGTTCGAACTGGGACTCGAACGACTCCTCGACGGATGGGAGGCCAACCTCCCCAACTTTCCCGGTAGTTCAGTCAACAGGTAG
- a CDS encoding LysR family transcriptional regulator, with the protein MNDLGQDLELRLVRYFTVVAAHQHFGRAAADLHVAQPALSRQIQRLEKYLGTRLLDRIPQGTRLTPAGQRFLPQAQTLLQAARQAELAVREQAEIERIAIGYVEDLVITAAVRELRRRHPDAEITTRYLSCRDVGALSDKRVDALIARAPLPLAADDVFTTPLYEEPRMLVVPRGHPLADRPSVTAEELAGEEAAPCPFETADWTSYRILGADVPPVESYEDKLELVASGRAIAVLPVGDRRSSLRPNLVTVPIEGAPSSQVVLVSRKGDPNPMIRNLRLAAKAVLTAPAA; encoded by the coding sequence GTGAACGATCTCGGACAGGACCTGGAACTGCGGCTGGTGCGCTACTTCACCGTGGTGGCGGCGCATCAGCACTTCGGCCGGGCCGCCGCCGACTTGCACGTGGCCCAGCCGGCGCTGAGCCGCCAGATCCAACGGCTCGAAAAGTATCTCGGCACACGACTACTGGACCGCATACCCCAGGGCACCCGGCTCACTCCGGCAGGCCAGAGGTTCCTCCCCCAGGCCCAAACCCTGCTGCAGGCCGCCCGCCAGGCCGAACTGGCCGTGCGTGAACAAGCCGAGATTGAACGAATCGCCATCGGCTACGTTGAAGACCTGGTGATCACTGCCGCCGTACGGGAACTGCGCCGCCGTCACCCGGACGCCGAGATCACCACCCGGTACCTGAGCTGCCGCGACGTCGGGGCGCTGTCCGACAAGCGCGTCGACGCCCTGATCGCGCGGGCCCCGCTGCCGCTCGCCGCCGACGACGTCTTCACCACCCCTCTGTACGAGGAGCCCCGGATGCTCGTGGTCCCGCGCGGCCATCCCTTGGCCGACCGCCCGTCGGTGACCGCGGAAGAACTGGCTGGCGAGGAGGCGGCGCCGTGCCCGTTCGAGACCGCGGACTGGACTTCCTACCGGATCCTCGGGGCCGACGTGCCGCCGGTCGAGAGCTATGAGGACAAGCTCGAACTCGTCGCGAGTGGCAGGGCGATCGCCGTGCTGCCGGTCGGCGATCGGCGTAGCTCACTGCGCCCCAACCTCGTCACCGTCCCGATCGAGGGCGCTCCTTCCAGCCAGGTCGTCCTGGTCAGCCGCAAGGGCGACCCGAATCCGATGATCAGGAATCTCCGGCTGGCGGCCAAGGCCGTCCTGACCGCTCCGGCAGCCTGA
- a CDS encoding NADP-dependent oxidoreductase translates to MKAIQFHEAGGPEVLQYDEVPVPEIGPGEVLVRVHAAGINPPDWYLREGMKVVPAEMRPALEFPLIPGADMSGVVQAVAPDVLGFAVGDEVFGMLRFPGFDGRTYAEYVAAPASDLAHKPAGIDHVQAAGAPMAVLTAWQYLVDLGHDVPSPFTGQVHQPVPITPGMTVLVNGAAGGVGHFAVQLAKWKGAHVIAVASGRHEEFLRKLGADEFIDYTRTRAADAVSGVDLVVDTVGGPDSSRFLAVLKRGGTMLPVFFAQYDPEETASLGITVSNIQVRSNGSQLAEIGRLFDEGKLQVGVDSTYPLPEAGSAHTRAARGHLQGKIVLTVVS, encoded by the coding sequence ATGAAGGCGATCCAGTTCCACGAAGCGGGCGGGCCGGAAGTTTTGCAGTATGACGAGGTGCCGGTTCCCGAGATCGGCCCGGGCGAGGTGCTCGTCCGGGTGCACGCGGCGGGCATCAACCCGCCGGACTGGTACCTGCGTGAGGGGATGAAGGTCGTGCCGGCCGAGATGAGGCCGGCCCTGGAGTTCCCTCTGATCCCCGGAGCGGACATGTCGGGTGTGGTCCAGGCGGTCGCTCCGGACGTGCTGGGGTTCGCCGTCGGTGACGAGGTCTTCGGCATGCTGCGGTTCCCCGGATTCGACGGCCGGACGTACGCCGAGTACGTGGCCGCGCCGGCTTCGGACCTGGCTCACAAGCCGGCCGGTATCGACCACGTGCAGGCGGCTGGGGCGCCGATGGCGGTGCTTACGGCCTGGCAGTACCTGGTTGATCTCGGCCACGACGTACCGTCTCCTTTCACCGGCCAGGTGCACCAGCCGGTGCCGATCACGCCAGGGATGACCGTGCTGGTCAACGGGGCCGCCGGTGGAGTGGGCCACTTCGCGGTGCAGCTGGCGAAATGGAAGGGGGCACACGTCATCGCGGTGGCCTCGGGCCGGCACGAGGAGTTCCTGCGCAAGCTCGGCGCCGATGAGTTCATCGACTACACCAGGACGCGGGCCGCGGACGCGGTCAGCGGTGTCGACCTGGTGGTCGACACCGTCGGTGGCCCGGACAGCTCACGCTTCCTGGCCGTGCTCAAGCGCGGCGGCACCATGCTTCCGGTGTTCTTCGCCCAGTACGACCCGGAAGAGACGGCGAGTCTGGGCATCACGGTCTCGAACATTCAGGTGCGTTCCAACGGCTCCCAGCTCGCCGAGATCGGGCGCCTGTTCGACGAGGGCAAGCTCCAGGTCGGGGTGGACAGCACCTACCCGCTGCCCGAGGCGGGCAGCGCACACACGCGAGCCGCGCGGGGCCACCTCCAAGGCAAGATCGTGCTGACGGTGGTCTCGTGA
- a CDS encoding LysR family transcriptional regulator — protein sequence MQLDLNLLAALDALLEEGSVAGAAARLHVTAPAMSRSLGRIRRTTGDQILVRTGRTMTPTPYAIAVREQVHELLHQVQGVLAPSRELDLATLERTFTLRWHDSLIALSGPALLAAVRGQAPGVRLRFVAESSIDTPELRRGEVDLEANANRPSAPDIRAEKVAESRLVIVVRQGHPLTRVKTVTAEQYAAAEHVTVSRRGSLSNALDDALARLGLTRRVVAAAPTEAAALEFARGSDLLISVPEATTRSAVADLGLAVLPLPLELPSAPIYLSWHQRYDTDQAHAWLRGLARSTVAVCGAS from the coding sequence ATGCAATTGGATTTGAACCTGCTCGCGGCGCTCGACGCGCTGCTGGAGGAGGGCAGTGTGGCCGGGGCGGCGGCGCGCCTGCATGTCACCGCCCCCGCGATGAGCCGGAGTCTGGGCCGGATTCGGCGCACGACCGGGGATCAGATCCTGGTGCGCACCGGCCGCACGATGACCCCGACGCCGTATGCGATCGCCGTCCGGGAACAGGTGCACGAGCTGCTGCACCAGGTCCAGGGGGTGCTGGCACCGAGCCGTGAACTCGATCTGGCAACGCTGGAGCGCACCTTCACACTCCGCTGGCACGATTCCCTCATCGCTCTGAGCGGTCCCGCGCTGCTCGCGGCGGTGCGCGGTCAGGCTCCGGGTGTGCGACTGCGCTTCGTCGCGGAATCGAGCATCGACACCCCCGAGTTGCGGCGTGGGGAGGTCGACCTGGAAGCGAACGCCAATCGTCCGAGCGCACCGGACATTCGTGCCGAGAAAGTGGCCGAGTCCCGCCTCGTCATCGTCGTGAGGCAGGGGCACCCCCTCACTCGCGTCAAAACCGTCACCGCAGAGCAGTACGCCGCCGCTGAGCACGTCACCGTCTCACGGCGCGGAAGCCTCAGCAACGCCCTCGATGACGCCCTCGCAAGGCTCGGCCTCACCCGCCGTGTGGTGGCGGCCGCACCCACCGAAGCGGCCGCGTTGGAGTTCGCGCGCGGCTCCGATCTCCTGATCAGCGTCCCCGAAGCCACCACGCGCTCCGCGGTCGCCGACCTAGGCCTGGCCGTGCTCCCCCTGCCGCTCGAACTGCCGTCGGCACCGATATACCTGTCGTGGCATCAGCGCTACGACACCGATCAGGCCCACGCCTGGCTGCGCGGGCTGGCGCGAAGCACGGTGGCCGTGTGCGGAGCGTCGTAG